Within Opitutales bacterium, the genomic segment CTCGATGATCGTCTCTTAATTGTCTTAGATATTCGCGAGCTGGTCGCAGTGCAGAACGTCGAATCCAACGCTTAATCCAACCACGCCACGAAAGACTTATGATAAACAAATATTTAGGAACTACCTTGACCATCCGCATGGAGGAAGATCTTGTATCTACGATTGCCGCGCAGACGCTTGAGGACTGGAAGAAATGGCTGAAAGAATACAGTGACGCGACTGAGGTTATCCTCGATTTGAGTGGCGCTCGTATCATCGACTCCGAGGGGATAAATCTCATTATCGGCCTCTATCGCGAATGCACAGCGAGTGAGAAAGAATTCCGGGTGGAGCAAGCGAGCCAGGAAAATATCCGCCTCTTTAAGATCCTTAAGCTTTCGAAGGTCTTTGGCCTACAGCCCGCCTGATCGATTGGAATTCACCCTGGTTTTGTCCAGACCTCACCCACTGCCTAGTCCTCAAGCAATAGCCTGCCATGGAAGATGATTTGTTAGACGTATTTATCCAAGAAGCCCAAGAGCATCTGGATGTTTTGGAACCTGCTTTACTCTCGCTAGAAAACGATCCGGCGAATGACGGCACGATAAACGAAATTTTCCGCGCTGTTCATAGTATTAAGGGCGCATCTGGTTTCTTCGGCCTGGATCGTATCTCCGAGCTGGCCCATATCATGGAGAATCTGATGTCACAGGTACGTGAGCATGTCTTCTCGATCACGCCTTCGATGGTAGAAGCTTTACTCAAAGGTACCGATAAATTGCGCGTCATGATCGATGATAGTGCCCATAGCAACGATATGGACACTGCCGTCGAGATTGCGGCAGTGAAGGCGATTTTGGATGCTGAGGGAGATCCCACGCCTCAGGCCTTGGATAGTATTGATGAGGAAACTGAGGTTAAGTCTGTCGATGGGTTTGTTCCCGATCCTTATC encodes:
- a CDS encoding STAS domain-containing protein produces the protein MINKYLGTTLTIRMEEDLVSTIAAQTLEDWKKWLKEYSDATEVILDLSGARIIDSEGINLIIGLYRECTASEKEFRVEQASQENIRLFKILKLSKVFGLQPA